In Arachis hypogaea cultivar Tifrunner chromosome 17, arahy.Tifrunner.gnm2.J5K5, whole genome shotgun sequence, a single window of DNA contains:
- the LOC112764976 gene encoding uncharacterized protein has translation MPAFLSTAKALRSLASCRSGVAQLIRRSSSHKFEGCRCLTSIAGGATNQIQSLGCHIGGSPFTGALSNSNAALQTRHFLGCGDGEEGVLSKIYEEKRVLGYSAEQLFDVVAAVEFYHGFVPWCQRSEILRHYPDGSFDAELEIGFKFLVESYVSHVELDRPKRIKTTVSQSTLFDHLINIWEFNPGPVPGTCNLYFLVDFKFQSPLYRQIASMFFKEVASRMVGSFTERCRLIYGPEVRVHERSYGERA, from the exons ATGCCGGCATTCTTATCCACCGCGAAGGCACTCCGCTCCTTAGCGTCATGCAGAAGCGGCGTCGCTCAATTGATTAGGAGGAGCAGCAGCCACAAATTCGAAGGCTGCCGGTGTCTTACCTCCATCGCTGGCGGCGCCACCAATCAGATTCAGTCCCTTGGATGCCACATTGGCGGTTCCCCGTTTACGGGAGCGTTGAGTAACAGCAATGCTGCTCTCCAAACGAGACACTTCCTTGGATGTGGAGATGGTGAAGAAGGTGTTCTCTCCAAAATTTACGAGGAGAAGCGCGTTTTGGG GTATTCGGCAGAGCAATTATTTGATGTTGTTGCAGCTGTTGAATTCTACCATGGGTTCGTTCCCTGGTGTCAAAGGTCGGAGATACTTAGGCACTATCCAGATGGATCATTTGATGCTGAGTTGGAGATtggatttaaatttcttgttgaaAGTTATGTTTCTCACGTTGAATTGGATAGACCAAAACGTATAAAG ACAACCGTTTCTCAGAGTACCCTGTTTGATCATTTGATAAATATATGGGAATTCAATCCAGGCCCAGTTCCAGGGACGTGCAATCTTTATTTTTTGGTGGATTTCAAGTTTCAGTCACCACTTTACAGACAG ATTGCATCTATGTTCTTCAAGGAGGTAGCCTCTAGGATGGTTGGTTCATTTACGGAGCGTTGCCGTTTGATATATGGACCAGAGGTGCGGGTCCATGAAAGGTCATATGGAGAAAGGGCATAA